The segment ATGAAACTAAAGTTTAGCGGCTTCGCTAAACGTAGTGTCTTCTCCCTTCCAATAAGCTTCTTGGTTGTTTTTAGGAACACGAACATAACAAATTTCGATAAGAGTTTCGCCTCTATAGAGAGTACTCTGGGAGATTTTAATATTACACAAGTGCATACACACGTTTTCAATAGTACAAAATGACTTTTACGTTCGTTTTGGCACAAACTTTAAGAAATGTTTCGAATAGAATTCCAACGTTACTATGTCGCAATAAAAGTACCGAGGCATTTACTTCTAATGAGCAAACAGCGAATGTGACACCTGATACAGATTTGgtaatattttattgtaaataCCGATACATTAAATGTTTTTGAACGAGAAGCTAAAATTATTTACAttaaacagaaaatattttcttttctaataaATTAAGAACTATTTTTTATCTTGTTCGATTGTcgttagaaattaatttaactGTAAGTATTTAATTCTTTTATAGCCAACGATTTCCGAAAATCCGTTTAAGAAAAAGCCAAAAATATGTATTTTATGTAAATTCAAGATAGAACCAGATTTTAAAAATGTACGTTTATTGTCACAATTTCAAAGTCGTTACACAGGTAGAATTTATGGAAAACATATAACTGGATTATGCGATTATAAACAAAAGAGGGTGGAACAAGAAATAGTGAAAGCACAAAATGCAGGTCTGTTTTTATAAGTTAATTTCaatgttttttttataatttgttattataaatttcCTTTGTTTTAGGTTTAATGGGCTATATGACAAAAGATCCTAAATATGTCTATGATCCTAAATTGTTTGATCCATATTTTCCATTCAAACCACATCCATATTAAATATAGAATGTAAGATGTCAAAGCATTATAAATTTCATTGTATCATACCCGCTTAAAGatcttattgaaaataaaatgtaaatatgtaataaataaataaatataatattgtaGTTTCTATTCAAAAGTATTTATTTCTCTTTGGCAcgcgaaaacaatttttaatggAATGTATCGTCGGTAATGAGAAAATGAACTGTATCTGGTTTTATACCAAATGTGGATAAAATTTCAGCCATGCTCGCAGACTGTCCGTTCCTTTCTTGCAAATCATTTTGATAATCTTTAAGGACATTTTGGCAAGCATCTGTCCATTTTTTAATGGCAGTTTCTAAATCTTCAGCTTTGTTCTACAAGTATAAGTATTTCATCCAATAATAACAATGTACCTTACAGGCAATGTATAATTTCCATGTTTACCTTTTTCTTGTACAGCaatattgtttttaatttattaattaactCTTGTTTTTCTTGTATTTGCTTTTTCAATGATTCTAACTGATCCTGACGTAATTCTTTATCTTGCTCAACATCCATTTGGTTTTCACACTTTTCTTCGCTTAAATGAAGTTTTTTTGTAGGAGGTGTTTGAAAAAGCAATCTCTTTGATATAGAAACTCTACTATTTTTATAATAGAGATAACAAAAATCAATAAAAAACATATATTTCacgaaatgaaattttaaacacAATATTGTTTTATATGCACTTACAACGGTGTTCCATGGCTAGCTAATTCTGgaatatttacattattttctGTACTGTTCTTTCGAGGGGTACTAAATGGAGAACGAAACGGTTTATTTACACCCTTACTATTTTTAAACGGCTTAGCActcatatttttgaaaataatacaGAGATAACACACATTTCcttgatattattatttatgaaaaTTTTATATGTAACATTAAATTTTGATGCTGTAATAAAAATACATAGAgataatttgaaataattaaaaatgatgttacatatatttatatataatacaataaaaatagtttgatgtttaaatttaaatcaatattataaaAGTCAGCGTATGACAATACTTTTAATTGTGTATATATTTTATGACACATTAAATATCGGAATATTCTATGCACGGTACATCTATATTACatttttttctacaaataaCGTAATTTCTCGTAAACACCGTACGACTTAATATACGTTCAATAATCAATGCATATAGATTGCCAATATCTAATtaagtatattaaagttgtaatAATAGCAAAATAATTTCGCAATTATTCATACATGTTCAGAAATTGTTGATAttcctttattaaaaagttcaaATTCCAGAATATAATTATATGTAAATAAAATCTACTAAAGTTTTTAATGTGATGTTTCCACTCTAGATTTTTGGTGACTCGTGTTGTCCATCAGTGTGCTTTAACCGgaaccggccttaacctctatGAGCTACTGACGCCGACTTACCATAATTGTTACAGTACACAAAAAGTATTGTTATTTTTAGTATATTTTACCAATTTTATACAGTTATGATTGCTCTACCAATTTGTCAATATTAAAGATTTAGTATTCTCAaccattgaaatattttttaaaagaaattacgtTTCTGTTTCTAGTGACGATGGATATTAGACCAaataatacaatctatattaataatttgaatGAAAAAATAAAGAAGGATGAATTAAAGAAGTCCTTGTATGCAATTTTTTCTCAATTTGGTCAGATATTAGATATTGTAGCATTAAAAACATTAAAAATGCGCGGACAGGCATTTGTTATTTTCAAGGAAATTGCTAGTGCTACAAATGCTTTGAGATCGATGCAAGGTTTTCCATTTTATGACAAACCAATGGTAAGTGTTATAATtggtaattttaatttatgagtagataaaaatataatgtttgtaattaccttaattttagaggatacaatatGCAAAGACTGACAGTGATataattgcaaaaataaaagGCACTTATGCAGAACGACCTAAAAAACCAAAACGAGTTGTTCCTGCAGCAGACGAAGAAGCTAAACGTGCCAAAAAGAGAGCTAAAGAACAAGCTAAACATTCCCAACAGATTGGTTATCATGCCGGTGTGCCACAACATCCAGGCTTAGTCAATACCGCTGTACCCGAACAACCACCAAATCAAATTTTATTCCTTACAAACTTACCAGATGAGACTAGCGAAATGATGTTGTCTATGCTCTTCAATCAGTTTCCTGGTTTCAAGGAAGTACGTTTAGTACCAAATAGGCACGATATTGCATTTGTAGAATTCGAAAATGAAGTTCAATCTGGAGCTGCGAAAGATGCTCTTCAAGGTTTTAAAATTACACCTTCTCATGCGATGAAAATATCGTTtgcgaaaaaataaaatatataatatagttTGTATGGAAATGTTATCgaagtatgaaaaaaaaacATGTGTTGTAATAGATCTATCTAGAAATTTATGCAAACACAACCAAGGGTATTAAAAGACTTCTTGAATACAGATTTACGAACGTAAATCGAAGATATACTGTAAAGATTCAAGAACAATACATGTACAAAATTTTATGTAatgtatacatacatattaCATTTCACACTGTAAATAGAAATTAAAAGATAtaacatttttcaaaaatacataATTTATATGGAACTATTTTTTACTTAGTTTTACAATGATTAGATTAAAAAAGtgcaacaattttttttatataaaattcaaatttacataataatttatacaaatttcaatgaaacactatagaataatatatttattcgttcATTTATAATCAAACTTTTTACAAGTATCCACAGAACTATAATTTTGCTTTTCcgttaaattaatataattttgaaaaatattgcaaattGCTCATTAAATTATAAGTATGAAAATTGTACGTATAATTACATTTATATAATAGGAAACGGTAAACATGTAAACTTTCTAAAacgtaaatttttttaattaaggaAGGTAAAATGATCGAGTTCTAAGCTATTAtgcaaatatattatttaaccaaaaatgttattttattagCTTTCATGAACAAAAGATTTAATCATTAACAGTTATTGTAATAAAACAGTCGTAAATCGttcttggtcagtattttatatttaatttagcgattataatttttttacgagAAATGCGGTTGAAGTAACTCGACTACTTCCCCcaaatatatttcaaatttaaGAATAATTCACCAGCAATTATCTTTGAAATACATTATTAATGTAAAATTACAAGATGTATAGTCGCGATCAAGTTTCCAATTGAATACAGTTTTAGTTTTGTTTTCGAGAAGAGTAACAAAAGCAAGTTCAAAAGAACAAAGTATACTGAGAAGGGAAGATAGAATAGAATCATAGGTttaagaaacatttttttttaattttactatcTGAATAAGTTTGAAGAAGGTGTATTATTTGTATGACAGATCGTGAAAAGAACAATACAAATTACAATAAATGACATTTAATCAATAGATAACTTTGTAAGGAGTTAATATTTTGTTGCTAATCTTTTTATAACATTAAATCATCGGTTTGTTCGATCGATTAATAAAATTACTTGAAATCTTacggtattttttttttgaacgttaaaataattgatccttatttaaatacctattttaTTGATATTCAGTGTTCTAATCAAacttatatgtatgtatatgtattttaaaacgagatgaaatgaaattatttttctatataCATATAGCACCATTAACAATGTCGATTTATACAGCCGACATCTTGAATAGAGGAAACTGATTAAATCATTAAATTCATCTTGCTACAATCTCACTGTgttttccgattagaattttgtaattttacatgtatgaaaaattgtaaatatcatAGAGATATATGTTTCTTACCCGTATACCACTCTTCCAACAtagattttattttcattttatataaAGTTTATTTTAGTTTTTACTGAGAACAAAATTGCTCGCTAACATTTGCCCGCTACTTAGTTGCTTTCCCGCCAAATTACCAATGCCTCGACTCTcatgaatattaaattattattaagaattcttttaaaatattttactcaTAATCGAAATTTTCGGAAGCTTCGCTTTATTGGAGATTTCTTAAGATTTttcaaatgattgtaattctaaGTAATATCATGACTTTCTGGCGGGAACAGTTAGCGGGTTGTATGCGGAGTGGGGGTTTGCTCGGCTTCTTAGGGCAGCAAGCGATCGGTCTACTACAGTGCACCGTCTGTTCCAGATC is part of the Colletes latitarsis isolate SP2378_abdomen chromosome 10, iyColLati1, whole genome shotgun sequence genome and harbors:
- the Mrps18c gene encoding mitochondrial ribosomal protein S18C, encoding MTFTFVLAQTLRNVSNRIPTLLCRNKSTEAFTSNEQTANVTPDTDLPTISENPFKKKPKICILCKFKIEPDFKNVRLLSQFQSRYTGRIYGKHITGLCDYKQKRVEQEIVKAQNAGLMGYMTKDPKYVYDPKLFDPYFPFKPHPY
- the LOC143346356 gene encoding swi5-dependent recombination DNA repair protein 1 homolog isoform X2 is translated as MSAKPFKNSKGVNKPFRSPFSTPRKNSTENNVNIPELASHGTPLVSISKRLLFQTPPTKKLHLSEEKCENQMDVEQDKELRQDQLESLKKQIQEKQELINKLKTILLYKKKNKAEDLETAIKKWTDACQNVLKDYQNDLQERNGQSASMAEILSTFGIKPDTVHFLITDDTFH
- the LOC143346356 gene encoding swi5-dependent recombination DNA repair protein 1 homolog isoform X1 gives rise to the protein MSAKPFKNSKGVNKPFRSPFSTPRKNSTENNVNIPELASHGTPFRVSISKRLLFQTPPTKKLHLSEEKCENQMDVEQDKELRQDQLESLKKQIQEKQELINKLKTILLYKKKNKAEDLETAIKKWTDACQNVLKDYQNDLQERNGQSASMAEILSTFGIKPDTVHFLITDDTFH
- the Snf gene encoding U1 small nuclear ribonucleoprotein A snf, encoding MTMDIRPNNTIYINNLNEKIKKDELKKSLYAIFSQFGQILDIVALKTLKMRGQAFVIFKEIASATNALRSMQGFPFYDKPMRIQYAKTDSDIIAKIKGTYAERPKKPKRVVPAADEEAKRAKKRAKEQAKHSQQIGYHAGVPQHPGLVNTAVPEQPPNQILFLTNLPDETSEMMLSMLFNQFPGFKEVRLVPNRHDIAFVEFENEVQSGAAKDALQGFKITPSHAMKISFAKK